In one window of Arachis ipaensis cultivar K30076 chromosome B06, Araip1.1, whole genome shotgun sequence DNA:
- the LOC110263845 gene encoding uncharacterized protein LOC110263845, whose amino-acid sequence MSLICSKTLDLKVVNLPPLPLIMEQNSAKVGVGKLLHDSTQYRRIIGNLLYLSNTRPDTSYAIGKLSQFLDCATNEHLKAAHRVLHYVKGFPAAGLFFSTKSDLHLTGFSDFDWAGYPDSRRSTSAYCFYLGSSLVTWKSKKQLTVVASSSKAEYRALALATREAQWLSYVLHDLGVPIQKPINIYCDSNSVIYIATNPVFHERTKHIEADCHIVYDKLQENLNHLLSISIHNQTADILTKPLAPGPFHAAYSKLGLLNLFSPNNASLREGVT is encoded by the coding sequence ATGTCCTTGATCTGCTCAAAGACACTGGATTTGAAGGTTGTAAACCTGCCACCACTCCCATTAATTATGGAGCAAAACTCAGCAAAAGTAGGTGTTGGGAAATTGCTTCATGATTCTACTCAGTATAGAAGAATCATTGGCAATCTTCTGTACTTGTCTAACACCAGACCAGACACTAGCTACGCAATTGGCAAGCTAAGTCAGTTTCTAGATTGTGCTACCAATGAACATCTAAAGGCAGCTCATCGAGTACTGCACTATGTGAAGGGATTCCCAGCTGCAGGCCTCTTCTTCTCGACAAAGTCAGATTTGCATCTCACTGGCTTCTCAGATTTTGATTGGGCGGGGTACCCTGATTCCCGCAGATCTACTTCTGCATATTGTTTCTACCTAGGATCCTCCTTGGTAACATGGAAAAGTAAGAAACAACTCACAGTTGTAGCCTCCTCTTCTAAAGCTGAATATCGAGCATTGGCATTGGCAACCCGAGAAGCTCAGTGGTTAAgctatgttcttcatgatcttggTGTTCCAATCCAAAAACCAATCAACATATACTGTGACAGCAATTCAGTAATTTATATTGCCACCAATCCTGTATTTCACGAGCGGACAAAGCATATAGAAGCTGATTGTCACATAGTTTATGACAAGCTACAAGAAAATCTGAATCaccttctttccatttcaatCCACAATCAAACAGCAGACATTCTCACAAAGCCCCTTGCTCCTGGTCCCTTTCATGCTGCATATTCTAAGCTTGGATTGTTGAACCTTTTCTCTCCCAACAATGCAAGTTTACGGGAGGGTGTTACTTAA
- the LOC110263846 gene encoding uncharacterized protein LOC110263846, with the protein MSVTAYFARLKNLWEEVDDFRSIPGCDCVKCECGLGVVRQQREEDRVTKFLRGLGEQYSIVKSQVMLMDELLSVNKILSMITQQESSSGSSSQNEVKGKGKGNRSQCNKGRNKLQCFKPRFNKKNPVLNCMTAADASEDINDNLSVHQLVRSEPTINEFTPEQREALLALLSRQDQSHSQSISQISAKNNLSPHNGKMVHILHFESDVMALNISTQKHKPWVIDTSAMDHVSYSLADFQNYFKIDPIVVRLPNGALTTSCIMGTVVFSDDLYLTNALFIPTFNFKLISVSKLTASLHCKMSFTDKDCEIQDLHTLRMIGAASNVDGLYILHKEIKILPHITAISRNHIPGSLWHARLGHPSHDRLVALQNFTGITHQRTCVETPQQNGIVERKHQHILAVARALMTHAHLPKSFWNYSVGHVKVVIPTTKSLLTFQQTHLITLTIAFCTDDVSQQNLNTQIDEAPHDLSDSEDILPYAEIHDHVDTGSALASASHEESPNSSHVPCQIVPKIAGLIAQRYPISNVLSYSRLSPMHLAFSLAIQNLEPKSYEDAITQVCWREAIQAKLLALEENKTWKLTSLPFGKKVIGCKWVFCTKYHPDGTVERHKARLVAKDFTQVAGIDYRDTFSPVIKLGTLRIMLAIAAVKG; encoded by the exons ATGTCCGTTACTGCCTATTTTGCTAGGCTTAAGAACCTTTGGGAAGAGGTTGATGATTTTAGATCGATTCCTGGATGTGACTGCGTTAAGTGTGAGTGCGGTTTAGGCGTCGTAAGGCAGCAAAGGGAAGAAGATAGAGTCACAAAGTTTCTTCGAGGTCTTGGAGAACAATATTCAATTGTTAAGTCACAAGTGATGCTAATGGATGAATTGCTTAGTGTTAACAAAATTCTGTCCATGATTACTCAACAGGAGAG CTCCTCAGGCTCATCTTCTCAAAATGAAgtgaaaggaaaaggcaaaggaaaTAGAAGTCAATGTAACAAAGGGCGAAACAAGTTGCAATGCTTCAAGCCTCGGTTTAATAAGAAAAATCCTGTTCTTAATTGTATGACAGCAGCTGATGCTTCTGAGGATATTAATGACAATCTCAGTGTTCATCAACTGGTAAGGAGTGAACCGACCATTAATGAATTTACTCCAGAGCAAAGAGAAGCGCTTCTAGCATTGCTCAGCAGACAAGATCAATCTCATTCTCAAAGCATTAGCCAGATTTCAGCCAAAAATAATCTTTCACCTCATAACGGTAAAATGGTGCATATTTTGCATTTTGAATCTGATGTCATGGCTCTAAACATTTCAACTCAAAAACACAAGCCTTGGGTTATAGACACTAGTGCTATGGACCATGTGTCATATTCCTTGGCagattttcaaaattatttcaaGATAGATCCTATTGTTGTTAGATTACCCAATGGTGCTCTCACAACAAGCTGCATTATGGGAACTGTTGTGTTTTCTGATGACCTTTACCTTACAAATGCATTGTTCATCCCTACCTTCAATTTTAAACTCATTTCAGTTTCAAAGCTCACTGCATCACTGCATTGTAAAATGAGTTTTACTGACAAAGATTGTGAGATCCAGGATCTGCACACTTTGAGGATGATTGGTGCAGCTAGTAATGTTGATGGTCTCTACATTCTGCACAAGGAAATCAAGATTCTCCCTCATATCACAGCAATTTCTCGCAACCACATTCCAGGCTCCTTGTGGCATGCTAGACTAGGGCATCCATCACATGATAGGCTAGTTGCATTACAAAA CTTTACTGGTATTACACACCAAAGAACTTGTGTGGAGACGCCGCAACAGAATGGGATTGTTGAGCGTAAGCATCAACACATTCTTGCTGTGGCTCGTGCTCTCATGACTCATGCTCATTTGCCAAAATCATTTTGGAATTATAGTGTTGGACatgtgaaggttgtg ATTCCAACAACAAAGTCACTTCTAACTTTCCAGCAAACACATCTCATTACTTTGACTATAGCTTTCTGCACG GATGATGTAAGTCAGCAAAATTTAAATACTCAAATTGATGAAGCACCTCATGATTTAAGTGATAGTGAAGATATCTTGCCTTATGCAGAAATTCATGATCATGTAGACACAGGTTCTGCATTAGCATCTGCATCACATGAGGAATCACCAAATTCTTCTCATGTCCCTTGTCAAATTGTGCCTAAAATTGCTGGG CTCATTGCTCAAAGGTATCCAATCTCAAATGTTTTGTCCTACTCTAGACTTTCTCCTATGCATCTTGCATTCTCTCTTGCTATTCAAAATTTGGAGCCCAAAAGCTATGAGGATGCTATAACTCAAGTTTGTTGGCGAGAGGCTATTCAAGCTAAACTACTTGCTTTGGAGGAAAACAAGACATGGAAGCTAACCTCGTTGCCATTTGGTAAGAAAGTAATTGGTTGCAAATGGGTATTTTGTACCAAATATCACCCTGACGGAACGGTTGAAAGGCACAAGGCCAGGCTTGTTGCCAAGGATTTCACCCAAGTAGCTGGTATTGACTACAGAGACACATTTAGTCCTGTAATAAAGCTAGGAACATTGAGAATCATGTTGGCTATTGCAGCAGTCAAGGGTTAG
- the LOC110263847 gene encoding uncharacterized protein LOC110263847, producing MAKKSGSGSGSGGVGTMDAQQFEAFFSQVAQIQSHLNKANSNQDLSSPYYILPSENPGIPITNVTLTGSNYSAWSKAMMNALYSKNKFEFVDGTIPKPKKTDPNFKAWQRCNTYVVAWINLSLSPNIYQSVLWNNIAYDLWNDLRHRYYQGDRFRVVELNEEIYALK from the coding sequence ATGGCTAAGAAATCAGGAAGCGGATCTGGATCTGGAGGTGTTGGCACAATGGATGCTCAGCAGTTTGAGGCATTTTTCAGTCAAGTTGCGCAGATCCAGAGTCATCTCAACAAGGCAAATTCGAATCAAGACCTTTCAAGTCCTTACTATATTTTGCCGTCTGAAAATCCAGGTATACCTATTACCAATGTCACACTTACCGGTTCAAATTATAGTGCTTGGAGCAAAGCAATGATGAACGCACTTTATTCGAAGAACAAATTCGAATTTGTTGATGGCACCATTCCTAAGCCTAAGAAAACAGATCCAAATTTTAAGGCGTGGCAACGTTGTAACACGTATGTAGTAGCCTGGATTAATCTCTCCCTGAGCCCTAACATATATCAGAGTGTTTTATGGAATAATATAGCTTATGATTTGTGGAATGATCTTAGGCATCGGTACTACCAAGGAGACAGGTTTAGAGTAGTTGAGTTAAATGAGGAGATTTATGCGCTCAAATAG
- the LOC110263848 gene encoding uncharacterized protein LOC110263848, whose amino-acid sequence MPRYESYTQFNTKRDDIIKKILNSKLIKPPRKAGSYPEPKNIDKSKYCTFHQKYGHTTDECVIAKDLLERLARQGHLDKFISGHIQKKTVTTTEQPPIGQSSSAKDKEKAPTQPRGIINCISGGYAGGGSTSSARKRTYRAMLALSDTTNNPQQSQDLPEITFRSTDFICKDANLDDHVVISIQLGDLIVRKVLLDPESSADVLFFTTFEKMKLSTNILQPSIGDLVGFSGERDKVIATVHGDLQEARHCYNASLKPVKRGAEQRINSIHADQPTLAELDPRADFEDRPMPNEDVTKVSLTDDPTKFTFIGASTKGEERDKLVHFLKQNADLFAWTPADMPGIDPSVITHKLAINPAAQPVSQKKRNLGTEKRLASMAEAKKLIDAQFIREIRFTTWLANVVMVRKSNGKWRMCVDFTDLNKACPKDAYPLPCIDTLVDNSCGYGTLSFMDAYSGYNQILMHPSDQEKTAFITEYGNYCYNVMPFGLKNAGTTYQRLMNKVFAQQIGRNIEVYVDDMVAKTKTGQSHIADLTEIFGQIRAYNMRLNPEKCAFGVRGGKFLGFILTSRGIEANPEKCKAVLDMTSPVTIKEVQRLTGRLAALSRFLPCLAAKSANFFRCLRKNTTFQWDEECEVAFQSLKQFLSKPPILQKPKIGETLYLYLSITDTAISSVLVTEDEXNAELHYPRLEKLAYALVFSARRLRPYFQSHTINVRTTQPLRQILAKPELAGRLIKWSIELSKFDIQYQPRGSVKSQYLADFLAEFTGPSPKTQNTQWLLFVDGASNLQGSGAGILLENPEELVIEYSLRFSFKASNNQAEYEALIAGLRLAVELHVSELKVYCDSLLVVQQVNQSFQTKDPILLKYLNIVNELKNNFSNCEISHIPRDQNHRADVLSKLATTQSHTATLSQSTLAEPSINIIGTFAISKETSWQKPFIQFLKNGVVPDEIQDQKKFRRQASFYTLLNNNLYRRGYSRPLLKCLDKSKADLVIDEAHEGICGIHSGARSLAQKILRAGFYWPTIWEDSRNKVRICDSCQKHARIINVPAENLHQSIISWPFNQWGINILGPFPTAPRQNLKIKQHFSSVEHPQSNGLAEAANKVLLQALKKKVDNAKGLWAELVPEILWGYNATAHSTTKETPFHLVYGSEAMMPIEVSHNSLRVEADEHTQARQAELDLIEKVRSTAAIRHQALQQRLSR is encoded by the exons ATGCCCCGTTACGAGTCATATACCCAGTTCAACACAAAGCGGGACGACATCATCAAAAAAATATTGAATTCGAAGCTAATTAAGCCACCCCGTAAAGCCGGCAGCTACCCTGAGCCGAAAAATATTGACAAGTCCAAGTATTGCACTTTTCATCAGAAATATGGTCACACGACTGATGAGTGTGTAATCGCAAAAGATCTCTTGGAACGTCTAGCAAGACAGGGCCACCTTGACAAATTTATTTCAGGTCATATTCAAAAAAAGACGGTGACGACTACCGAACAACCTCCCATAGGCCAGTCATCATCAGCAAAGGACAAAGAAAAAGCCCCTACTCAGCCCAGGGGTATAATCAATTGCATCTCGGGAGGATATGCTGGGGGCGGAAGCACAAGCTCGGCCAGGAAGCGTACCTATAGAGCGATGTTGGCACTTTCAGACACCACCAACAATCCCCAACAAAGTCAAGATCTCCCAGAGATAACCTTTCGCTCAACCGACTTTATTTGTAAAGATGCAAACCTAGATGATCATGTAGTCATCTCTATTCAGTTAGGCGATCTAATCGTTCGAAAGGTCCTCCTAGACCCAGAAAGTAGCGCCGACGTTTTATTCTTTACTACATTTGAAAAAATGAAACTAAGTACTAATATTTTGCAGCCATCTATTGGAGATCTTGTAGGCTTTTCAGGAGAACGG GATAAAGTAATAGCCACGGTCCATGGTGACCTTCAAGAAGCTCGGCATTGCTATAATGCGAGCCTGAAGCCTGTGAAGAGAGGGGCTGAACAACGAATCAACTCTATACATGCCGATCAACCGACCTTAGCCGAGTTAGATCCCAGAGCTGATTTTGAAGATCGTCCTATGCCAAATGAAGATGTAACAAAGGTTTCATTGACCGATGATCCAACAAAATTCACCTTTATTGGAGCATCCACAAAGGGAGAAGAAAGGGATAAGCTCGTCCACTTTTTAAAACAGAATgccgatctcttcgcatggacccCTGCAGATATGCCAGGCATCGACCCGTCAGTGATCACACACAAACTTGCGATAAACCCGGCAGCCCAACCAGTATCTCAGAAAAAAAGGAACCTCGGAACTGAGAAAAGGCTCGCCTCAATGGCCGAAGCCAAAAAGCTCATTGACGCCCAATTCATCCGTGAGATCAGGTTCACAACGTGGTTAGCCAATGTTGTAATGGTAAGAAAAAGTAACGGtaagtggcgcatgtgcgtcgactttacagACTTAAATAAGGCTTGTCCCAAAGACGCCTACCCTTTACCATGCATTGATACCTTAGTTGATAATTCTTGTGGTTACGGTACTTTGAGTTTCATGGATGCGtattctggttataaccagattctCATGCATCCatcagaccaagagaaaacagcctTTATAACCGAATATGGTAATTATTGTTACAAcgtaatgccttttggtttaaagaatgCAGGGACAACGTATCAGCGGCTGATGAACAAGGTATTTGCGCAGCAGATAGGTCGAAATATCGAGGTATACGTGGATGATATGGTCGCTAAGACAAAGACAGGACAATCTCACATTGCCGACCTTACTGAAATCTTCGGCCAAATCCGAGCTTACAATATGAGGCTCAATCCTGAGAAGTGTGCCTTTGGCGTCCGTGGGGGGAAATTTCTCGGGTTCATCCTCACCAgtagaggaattgaagcaaatccagaaaaATGCAAGGCCGTTCTTGACATGACCAGTCCCGTAACAATAAAAGAGGTTCAAAGATTAACAGGGAGATTAGCAGCTTTGTCGAGATTCTTACCATGTCTAGCAGCAAAATCAGCCAACTTTTTTCGGTGCTTACGGAAAAATACAACCTTTCAGTGGGATGAGGAATGCGAAGTCGCATTTCAAAGTTTAAAACAATTTCTCTCTAAACCCCCTATTCTGCAAAAGCCTAAGATCGGCGAAACTTTATATTTGTATTTGTCAATTACTGATACAGCAATTAGTTCTGTTCTTGTTACAGAGGATGAGAGNAATGCCGAGCTTCACTATCCGAGGCTAGAAAAGCTCGCCTATGCCCTGGTTTTCTCTGCAAGACGGCTTCGACCCTACTTCCAAAGCCATACAATTAATGTCAGAACCACGCAACCATTACGCCAGATACTCGCCAAACCCGAACTAGCAGGGAGGTTGATTAAGTGGTCCATTGAGCTGTCCAAATTCGATATCCAGTATCAACCTCGCGGATCTGTCAAGTCCCAATACCTGGCTGATTTTTTAGCCGAGTTTACCGGACCAAGCCCAAAGACACAAAACACACAGTGGTTGCTGTTCGTCGATGGCGCCTCCAACCTTCAAGGATCAGGAGCAGGAATTCTTCTAGAAAATCCAGAAGAACTTGTCATAGAATACTCTCTCCGATTTTCATTTAAAGCCAGCAATAACCAGGCTGAATATGAAGCTCTGATCGCCGGACTCAGGTTAGCCGTCGAATTACATGTTTCTGAATTAAAAGTTTACTGTGACTCATTGCTAGTGGTCCAACAGGTAAATCAAAGTTTTCAAACGAAAGAtcctattttattaaaatatctgAATATTGTTAACGAGCTTAAGAATAATTTTTCAAACTGTGAAATAAGTCATATACCTAGAGATCAGAATCACAGAGCAGATGTACTTTCTAAATTAGCTACCACCCAGTCACACACAGCCACACTTTCGCAGTCCACCCTAGCAGAACCGAGTATAAATATAATCGGTACTTTTGCTATTTCTAAAGAAACTAGTTGGCAAAAACCATTTATACAATTTCTTAAAAATGGGGTCGTTCCAGATGAGATCCAGGATCAGAAAAAGTTTAGGAGACAAGCATCTTTCTATACActgttaaataataatttatataggCGAGGTTACTCTCGACCTTTACTAAAATGCCTAGACAAATCGAAAGCCGACCTTGTTATAGATGAAGCCCACGAAGGCATATGCGGGATACATTCGGGAGCAAGAAGCCTCGCGCAGAAAATTCTCCGAGCTGGGTTTTATTGGCCCACAATTTGGGAAGACAGCCGAAACAAAGTTCGAATTTGTGATAGCTGCCAGAAGCATGCTCGGATCATTAACGTACCAGCCGAGAACCTGCACCAATCAATCATAAGCTGGCCATTTAACCAATGGGGGATCAATATCCTCGGACCGTTCCCCACTGCGCCAAGACAG AATCTAAAAATAAAGCAACACTTTTCCTCCGTAGAGCATCCACAATCAAATGGGTTGGCGGAGGCAGCAAATAAAGTCCTCTTACAGGCTCTAAAGAAGAAAGTAGACAACGCTAAAGGCTTATGGGCTGAACTCGTCCCAGAAATATTGTGGGGATATAATGCTACAGCACACTCAACAACCAAGGAGACACCATTCCATTTGGTATATGGCTCGGAAGCCATGATGCCAATTGAAGTCTCGCACAACTCCCTGCGGGTAGAAGCTGACGAACACACACAAGCTCGTCAAGCCGAGCTGGACCTCATTGAAAAAGTACGAAGCACGGCGGCAATTCGTCATCAGGCGTTACAACAACGTCTAAGTCGGTGA